In one Alnus glutinosa chromosome 14, dhAlnGlut1.1, whole genome shotgun sequence genomic region, the following are encoded:
- the LOC133856483 gene encoding protein NRT1/ PTR FAMILY 1.2-like isoform X1 — protein sequence MEQIAAAMETPPSNHRETDQLPARPRKGGLRTMPFIIVNESFEKVASYGLMPNMIFYLMNEYHMQSANGASILFFWAALSNGLAIVGAFLSDSYLGRFRVITLGSFSTLLGMTLLWLTAVIAQLKPPSCPKSSITCESATPAQLFFLLSSFVLMSIGAGCVRPCSMAFGADQLDNKDNPISERTLQGFFNWYYVSVGISTVLALTAIVYIQDHLGWKVGFGVPAILMVFSVLMFLLGSSLYVKVKAESSVFSALFLVSVAALRKRNLPLSARNLKYHHGKESNFSAPTDKLRCLNRACIIRDPQKDLKPDGSASNPWKLCTVDQVESLKALIRVIPMCSTGIMILLAMNQYSIFSVLQANVMDRHLTPNFQIPAGSFSVFIIITLTIWIPIYDRALVPLLAKFTGRPRGLGEKTRMGIGLLLSSLGMAVAAIVENIRRKNAIDKGLADNPGTVMDMSAMLLIPQFCLFGLAEAFNAIGQLEFYYSQLPKSMSSIALSLFTFGLAVANLLGSLLVKIVDGATKKNGNNSWLSSNLNKGHLDYYFWLLTVMCVVNFVYFLVCCWAYGPSEDGRAKMTDKMKELQQEDGAE from the exons ATGGAGCAGATAGCAGCTGCCATGGAAACTCCTCCTTCAAACCACAGGGAAACAGACCAATTACCAGCAAGACCCAGAAAGGGTGGCTTGAGAACCATGCCCTTCATCATAG tgaatgaaTCATTTGAGAAAGTAGCGAGCTATGGACTGATGCCGAACATGATCTTCTACCTGATGAACGAATATCATATGCAGAGCGCAAATGGAGCAAGCATATTATTCTTTTGGGCAGCTCTATCCAACGGTCTCGCCATTGTCGGTGCTTTCCTCTCCGATTCTTACTTGGGCAGGTTTCGTGTCATCACCTTGGGATCCTTCTCTACCCTTCTC GGTATGACACTACTATGGTTAACAGCTGTTATCGCACAGCTGAAGCCTCCTTCATGTCCCAAATCTAGCATCACTTGCGAATCGGCGACACCTGCCCAACTCTTCTTCTTGCTCTCCTCTTTCGTGCTCATGTCCATCGGAGCTGGCTGCGTTAGACCATGTTCCATGGCCTTTGGTGCAGACCAGTTGGACAATAAAGACAACCCCATTAGCGAGAGAACTTTACAGGGCTTCTTCAATTGGTACTATGTATCGGTTGGAATTTCTACGGTTCTGGCTTTGACTGCCATTGTCTATATTCAAGACCACTTGGGATGGAAAGTGGGTTTTGGAGTGCCGGCAATTCTAATGGTGTTTTCAGTCTTGATGTTCCTGTTGGGCTCTTCTCTCTACGTGAAAGTGAAGGCTGAGAGTAGCGTCTTCAGTGCCCTTTTTCTCGTATCCGTAGCTGCCTTGAGAAAAAGAAATCTTCCACTTTCTGCCAGAAATCTCAAGTACCATCACGGCAAAGAGTCCAACTTCAGTGCTCCAACTGACAAGTTAAG GTGTCTCAACAGAGCCTGCATTATCCGTGATCCTCAAAAAGACTTGAAACCAGATGGGTCAGCTTCAAATCCATGGAAGCTGTGCACAGTTGACCAAGTAGAATCACTCAAAGCACTGATAAGAGTCATCCCCATGTGCTCCACTGGCATCATGATACTACTGGCAATGAACCAATACTCAATATTTTCCGTACTCCAGGCCAACGTGATGGACCGACACCTCACTCCCAACTTCCAAATTCCAGCAGGATCCTTTTCTGTCTTCATAATTATCACGTTAACAATCTGGATTCCCATATACGACCGCGCACTTGTTCCACTGCTAGCAAAGTTTACTGGAAGACCACGTGGACTTGGGGAGAAAACGCGCATGGGAATCGGATTGTTGCTGTCGTCGTTGGGCATGGCCGTAGCAGCAATTGTAGAGAACATAAGGAGAAAAAACGCCATTGATAAAGGGCTAGCTGATAACCCAGGGACTGTGATGGACATGTCTGCCATGTTGCTAATCCCACAATTTTGCTTGTTTGGGTTGGCTGAGGCTTTCAACGCAATTGGGCAGCTTGAATTCTACTACTCTCAGCTTCCAAAGAGCATGTCTAGCATTGCACTGTCTCTTTTCACTTTTGGATTGGCTGTGGCTAATCTCTTGGGTAGTTTACTGGTGAAGATTGTTGATGGGGCTACAAAGAAAAATGGGAACAATAGTTGGCTGTCGAGTAATCTGAATAAGGGCCACTTGGATTATTACTTTTGGCTCCTTACCGTAATGTGCGTGGttaattttgtatattttcttgtttgttgttGGGCTTACGGACCTAGCGAGGATGGGAGGGCGAAAATGACGGATAAAATGAAAGAACTACAACAGGAAGATGGTGCAGAATAG
- the LOC133856483 gene encoding protein NRT1/ PTR FAMILY 1.2-like isoform X2, whose product MEQIAAAMETPPSNHRETDQLPARPRKGGLRTMPFIIVNESFEKVASYGLMPNMIFYLMNEYHMQSANGASILFFWAALSNGLAIVGAFLSDSYLGRFRVITLGSFSTLLGMTLLWLTAVIAQLKPPSCPKSSITCESATPAQLFFLLSSFVLMSIGAGCVRPCSMAFGADQLDNKDNPISERTLQGFFNWYYVSVGISTVLALTAIVYIQDHLGWKVGFGVPAILMVFSVLMFLLGSSLYVKVKAESSVFSALFLVSVAALRKRNLPLSARNLKYHHGKESNFSAPTDKCLNRACIIRDPQKDLKPDGSASNPWKLCTVDQVESLKALIRVIPMCSTGIMILLAMNQYSIFSVLQANVMDRHLTPNFQIPAGSFSVFIIITLTIWIPIYDRALVPLLAKFTGRPRGLGEKTRMGIGLLLSSLGMAVAAIVENIRRKNAIDKGLADNPGTVMDMSAMLLIPQFCLFGLAEAFNAIGQLEFYYSQLPKSMSSIALSLFTFGLAVANLLGSLLVKIVDGATKKNGNNSWLSSNLNKGHLDYYFWLLTVMCVVNFVYFLVCCWAYGPSEDGRAKMTDKMKELQQEDGAE is encoded by the exons ATGGAGCAGATAGCAGCTGCCATGGAAACTCCTCCTTCAAACCACAGGGAAACAGACCAATTACCAGCAAGACCCAGAAAGGGTGGCTTGAGAACCATGCCCTTCATCATAG tgaatgaaTCATTTGAGAAAGTAGCGAGCTATGGACTGATGCCGAACATGATCTTCTACCTGATGAACGAATATCATATGCAGAGCGCAAATGGAGCAAGCATATTATTCTTTTGGGCAGCTCTATCCAACGGTCTCGCCATTGTCGGTGCTTTCCTCTCCGATTCTTACTTGGGCAGGTTTCGTGTCATCACCTTGGGATCCTTCTCTACCCTTCTC GGTATGACACTACTATGGTTAACAGCTGTTATCGCACAGCTGAAGCCTCCTTCATGTCCCAAATCTAGCATCACTTGCGAATCGGCGACACCTGCCCAACTCTTCTTCTTGCTCTCCTCTTTCGTGCTCATGTCCATCGGAGCTGGCTGCGTTAGACCATGTTCCATGGCCTTTGGTGCAGACCAGTTGGACAATAAAGACAACCCCATTAGCGAGAGAACTTTACAGGGCTTCTTCAATTGGTACTATGTATCGGTTGGAATTTCTACGGTTCTGGCTTTGACTGCCATTGTCTATATTCAAGACCACTTGGGATGGAAAGTGGGTTTTGGAGTGCCGGCAATTCTAATGGTGTTTTCAGTCTTGATGTTCCTGTTGGGCTCTTCTCTCTACGTGAAAGTGAAGGCTGAGAGTAGCGTCTTCAGTGCCCTTTTTCTCGTATCCGTAGCTGCCTTGAGAAAAAGAAATCTTCCACTTTCTGCCAGAAATCTCAAGTACCATCACGGCAAAGAGTCCAACTTCAGTGCTCCAACTGACAA GTGTCTCAACAGAGCCTGCATTATCCGTGATCCTCAAAAAGACTTGAAACCAGATGGGTCAGCTTCAAATCCATGGAAGCTGTGCACAGTTGACCAAGTAGAATCACTCAAAGCACTGATAAGAGTCATCCCCATGTGCTCCACTGGCATCATGATACTACTGGCAATGAACCAATACTCAATATTTTCCGTACTCCAGGCCAACGTGATGGACCGACACCTCACTCCCAACTTCCAAATTCCAGCAGGATCCTTTTCTGTCTTCATAATTATCACGTTAACAATCTGGATTCCCATATACGACCGCGCACTTGTTCCACTGCTAGCAAAGTTTACTGGAAGACCACGTGGACTTGGGGAGAAAACGCGCATGGGAATCGGATTGTTGCTGTCGTCGTTGGGCATGGCCGTAGCAGCAATTGTAGAGAACATAAGGAGAAAAAACGCCATTGATAAAGGGCTAGCTGATAACCCAGGGACTGTGATGGACATGTCTGCCATGTTGCTAATCCCACAATTTTGCTTGTTTGGGTTGGCTGAGGCTTTCAACGCAATTGGGCAGCTTGAATTCTACTACTCTCAGCTTCCAAAGAGCATGTCTAGCATTGCACTGTCTCTTTTCACTTTTGGATTGGCTGTGGCTAATCTCTTGGGTAGTTTACTGGTGAAGATTGTTGATGGGGCTACAAAGAAAAATGGGAACAATAGTTGGCTGTCGAGTAATCTGAATAAGGGCCACTTGGATTATTACTTTTGGCTCCTTACCGTAATGTGCGTGGttaattttgtatattttcttgtttgttgttGGGCTTACGGACCTAGCGAGGATGGGAGGGCGAAAATGACGGATAAAATGAAAGAACTACAACAGGAAGATGGTGCAGAATAG
- the LOC133857725 gene encoding protein NRT1/ PTR FAMILY 1.2-like isoform X2, translated as MEISSEQEIKSTQKIKSKKGGLRTMPFIIANETFEKVASFGLIANMILYLMNEYHMDPVAGASLLFLWSAISHFTPVIGAFLSDSYFGRFRMIAYGTVFSLLGLTVLWLTAIIPQARPPHCNNPNVEKCKPPTSAQLALLLSSFALMSIGAGGIRPCSLAFGADQFNEADNLKKEKILQSFFNWYLNKACIIRNLVKDLDSNGMALNPWSLCTTTQVEELKALLKVLFVWSTGIMVSVTLNQQAFSVLQASTMDRHVVNKFKIPAASLGVFGILSMAATVAIYDLVGVPLLSKFTKLKRGLSLKERMGIGVALTCVATAMSAVVEGKRRNTAIREGLSDDPHAVVNMSAMWLVPQYCLHGIAEAFNAIGQIQFYYSQFPKSMSSIAMALLSLGMGVGNLFASLIVYIVDDVTKRGGNVSWVSKNLNKGHYDYYYWVLTILGVVNVFYYILCSWAYGSEDDKVEGVKEEDMPKSYNYTP; from the exons ATGGAGATTTCGTCGGAGCAAGAGATCAAAAGCACCCAAAAGATTAAAAGCAAAAAGGGTGGCCTTAGAACCATGCCTTTCATCATAG ctAATGAGACATTTGAAAAGGTTGCCAGCTTTGGGCTTATTGCGAATATGATACTGTACTTGATGAACGAATATCACATGGATCCCGTCGCCGGAGCTAGCCTGTTGTTCCTGTGGTCAGCCATATCGCACTTCACCCCTGTCATTGGGGCTTTCCTTTCTGATTCTTACTTCGGCCGGTTTCGGATGATTGCTTATGGGACTGTTTTTAGCCTTCTT GGGCTGACCGTGTTATGGCTTACAGCAATTATTCCACAAGCAAGGCCTCCCCATTGCAACAACCCAAATGTAGAAAAATGCAAGCCCCCAACGTCAGCTCAGCTCGCACTTCTCCTATCCTCATTTGCCCTCATGTCAATAGGGGCTGGTGGCATTAGGCCATGCTCCCTAGCCTTTGGTGCAGATCAGTTTAACGAGGCAGACAacctcaaaaaagaaaagatcttACAAAGCTTCTTTAACTG GTATCTAAACAAGGCTTGCATCATTAGGAACCTTGTGAAGGATTTGGATTCTAATGGCATGGCTTTGAACCCATGGAGTCTATGTACAACAACACAAGTAGAAGAGCTAAAAGCACTATTAAAGGTCCTCTTTGTTTGGTCCACCGGCATAATGGTCTCCGTGACACTCAACCAACAAGCATTTTCCGTGCTCCAAGCAAGCACCATGGACAGACACGTTGTCAACAAGTTCAAAATCCCAGCAGCCTCCCTCGGCGTGTTTGGAATCCTCAGCATGGCAGCAACAGTGGCCATCTATGATCTGGTTGGTGTTCCCTTGCTGTCAAAGTTCACCAAATTGAAACGTGGGCTTAGCCTTAAAGAACGTATGGGAATTGGTGTAGCGCTCACATGTGTAGCCACCGCAATGTCAGCAGTTGTAGAGGGGAAACGCAGAAATACAGCAATCCGAGAAGGGTTATCCGATGATCCGCACGCAGTGGTAAACATGTCTGCAATGTGGCTAGTGCCACAATATTGCCTGCATGGAATTGCTGAGGCCTTCAACGCAATTGGGCAAATACAGTTCTACTATTCTCAGTTCCCCAAGAGCATGTCTAGCATTGCCATGGCTCTTTTGTCTCTTGGGATGGGTGTGGGGAACTTGTTTGCCAGTCTCATAGTCTATATTGTGGATGATGTGACGAAGAGAGGGGGAAACGTGAGTTGGGTGTCAAAGAACCTTAACAAGGGTCACTATGATTACTATTATTGGGTGCTTACTATTTTGGGAGTGGTTAATGTTTTCTACTATATTTTATGTAGTTGGGCATATGGTAGTGAAGATGACAAGGTGGAAGGCGTGAAAGAGGAAGATATGCCCAAGTCCTACAACTATACCCCCTGA
- the LOC133857725 gene encoding protein NRT1/ PTR FAMILY 1.1-like isoform X1: protein MEISSEQEIKSTQKIKSKKGGLRTMPFIIANETFEKVASFGLIANMILYLMNEYHMDPVAGASLLFLWSAISHFTPVIGAFLSDSYFGRFRMIAYGTVFSLLGLTVLWLTAIIPQARPPHCNNPNVEKCKPPTSAQLALLLSSFALMSIGAGGIRPCSLAFGADQFNEADNLKKEKILQSFFNWYYVSIGISIMLSVTVIVYIQDVAGWVVGFAVPLGLMVFSAITFLLGTCFYIKIKANKSLFTGFAQVTLAAWKNKHLHLPPKISDGLYYHKGSNLLVPTDKLRYLNKACIIRNLVKDLDSNGMALNPWSLCTTTQVEELKALLKVLFVWSTGIMVSVTLNQQAFSVLQASTMDRHVVNKFKIPAASLGVFGILSMAATVAIYDLVGVPLLSKFTKLKRGLSLKERMGIGVALTCVATAMSAVVEGKRRNTAIREGLSDDPHAVVNMSAMWLVPQYCLHGIAEAFNAIGQIQFYYSQFPKSMSSIAMALLSLGMGVGNLFASLIVYIVDDVTKRGGNVSWVSKNLNKGHYDYYYWVLTILGVVNVFYYILCSWAYGSEDDKVEGVKEEDMPKSYNYTP, encoded by the exons ATGGAGATTTCGTCGGAGCAAGAGATCAAAAGCACCCAAAAGATTAAAAGCAAAAAGGGTGGCCTTAGAACCATGCCTTTCATCATAG ctAATGAGACATTTGAAAAGGTTGCCAGCTTTGGGCTTATTGCGAATATGATACTGTACTTGATGAACGAATATCACATGGATCCCGTCGCCGGAGCTAGCCTGTTGTTCCTGTGGTCAGCCATATCGCACTTCACCCCTGTCATTGGGGCTTTCCTTTCTGATTCTTACTTCGGCCGGTTTCGGATGATTGCTTATGGGACTGTTTTTAGCCTTCTT GGGCTGACCGTGTTATGGCTTACAGCAATTATTCCACAAGCAAGGCCTCCCCATTGCAACAACCCAAATGTAGAAAAATGCAAGCCCCCAACGTCAGCTCAGCTCGCACTTCTCCTATCCTCATTTGCCCTCATGTCAATAGGGGCTGGTGGCATTAGGCCATGCTCCCTAGCCTTTGGTGCAGATCAGTTTAACGAGGCAGACAacctcaaaaaagaaaagatcttACAAAGCTTCTTTAACTGGTATTATGTTTCAATTGGGATCTCTATAATGCTCTCTGTGACAGTCATAGTTTATATTCAAGATGTAGCAGGTTGGGTTGTGGGTTTCGCAGTTCCTCTAGGGCTCATGGTTTTCTCTGCGATTACTTTCTTATTGGGTACTTgtttttatatcaaaattaagGCAAACAAGAGCTTGTTTACTGGTTTTGCCCAAGTGACACTAGCTGCTTGGAAAAACAAACACCTACACTTGCCACCAAAGATTTCTGATGGATTGTACTATCACAAGGGCTCAAACCTTCTCGTGCCAACCGACAAACTAAG GTATCTAAACAAGGCTTGCATCATTAGGAACCTTGTGAAGGATTTGGATTCTAATGGCATGGCTTTGAACCCATGGAGTCTATGTACAACAACACAAGTAGAAGAGCTAAAAGCACTATTAAAGGTCCTCTTTGTTTGGTCCACCGGCATAATGGTCTCCGTGACACTCAACCAACAAGCATTTTCCGTGCTCCAAGCAAGCACCATGGACAGACACGTTGTCAACAAGTTCAAAATCCCAGCAGCCTCCCTCGGCGTGTTTGGAATCCTCAGCATGGCAGCAACAGTGGCCATCTATGATCTGGTTGGTGTTCCCTTGCTGTCAAAGTTCACCAAATTGAAACGTGGGCTTAGCCTTAAAGAACGTATGGGAATTGGTGTAGCGCTCACATGTGTAGCCACCGCAATGTCAGCAGTTGTAGAGGGGAAACGCAGAAATACAGCAATCCGAGAAGGGTTATCCGATGATCCGCACGCAGTGGTAAACATGTCTGCAATGTGGCTAGTGCCACAATATTGCCTGCATGGAATTGCTGAGGCCTTCAACGCAATTGGGCAAATACAGTTCTACTATTCTCAGTTCCCCAAGAGCATGTCTAGCATTGCCATGGCTCTTTTGTCTCTTGGGATGGGTGTGGGGAACTTGTTTGCCAGTCTCATAGTCTATATTGTGGATGATGTGACGAAGAGAGGGGGAAACGTGAGTTGGGTGTCAAAGAACCTTAACAAGGGTCACTATGATTACTATTATTGGGTGCTTACTATTTTGGGAGTGGTTAATGTTTTCTACTATATTTTATGTAGTTGGGCATATGGTAGTGAAGATGACAAGGTGGAAGGCGTGAAAGAGGAAGATATGCCCAAGTCCTACAACTATACCCCCTGA